Genomic DNA from bacterium:
CGAGTACCTCGACAACACCCTCGAAGGCGGCATGCGACGTGACGTGATGGCGGTACTCGACGGGCGCAGTGTGTCGGCACGGTTGGACGACGTCGGTCTCAGGCTGGGCGTAAGAGAAACTTCGAAATCCGAAGTCCTGGGCAGGTGCCTCGAGCCCGACGATCCAGAAGACGCGGATTGGTCCTTCTTCACGGTCGCGGCACTGCTCGCGGTTCATAATGGGGCCGGCGGGTCCGGAACACGGGAAGTTGAAGCCCTGACCCACAACAAGAACGGCTTTGTTGCGGAAACGGCGAACTGGGTCGTGAGCCGAACGCGATCTCGAGCAGGGGAAGTAAGAAGTTGAGTGAGCTCACCAGAATAGAGACCGTTGTCTTTCTGCAGAAGGTAGATTTGTTCTCTGCCTGCACGGCGGAACAGATCTTGCGAATCTCCGGAATTGTGAATCATCGGAGCTTCGAGAGCAGGGAGAAGATCTACCAGGCCAACGATCCCTCCGAATGCATGTACTGCATCGTGGACGGTACCGTTGAAGTCAGCGGGGCGGATTCGCCTGCAATGACGCTCTCGAGCCCGGAGTCCTTCGGCGTCAAGGAGATCCTCAGCGGCCGGTTGCGCGAGCAGGACGCGGTGGCACTGGAGGCGCTACGGGTCCTGACCATCGACGCCGACGATCTCTTCGATCTTCTGGCCAACAACATCGAGATCGTCAAGGCCTTGTTCCGGCGTCTCTTGGATTCGACCGACTCTCGGATGGGCGGGTTGTGAGGAGGCTGACCCGGGCCCTGATCGGCTTCTCTCTCGCGCTGGTTTTTGGCCTGGCTCCCGGCGTTCTTCGGGCCGCGGAGAAGCCGCCGCGGCGGATCGTCGCCGTTGGAGATGTGCACGGGGCCCCGGGTGCCTTTCTGAAGGTTCTTCGGGCCGCCGGGATCGTCGATGACACCGGTGACTGGATCGGCGGCAACGCGATTCTCGTCCAGACCGGCGATCTGACCGATCGCGGGTCCGAAGTGCGGGCGGTGCTCGATCTCATGCGGAACTTGGAGCAATCGGCGCCAGAAAGCGGCGGGCGGGTGGTGTCGTTGCTGGGTAACCACGAGGTTTTCAATCTGATCGGCTACTACGACTACCAGTCGACACCGCTTCCTGTTTTCGCCGAGATCGCCGCGGCATTCGCCGACGAAGGTTCGGAGAGAACCCGCAAAAAGGCCTACAAGCGGTTCTCGAATTGGGCCGAGAGATACGGGGGCTGCGCTCTAACGAACAAGGATGAGTGGATGGCCCGCAATCCCCTCGGCTTCATCGAGTACCAGGAAGCGCTATCGCCGCGCGGTGAGTACGGCCGGTGGTTGCGCGAGAGGCTGGTTGTGGCCAACGTCCAGGACACCTTGTTCGTGCACGGAGGGCTCAGTCCCGAGCTGCTGGAGATGGAGATCAAGTCACTCGACGCGATCAACGCCACGGCCGCTGAGGAGCTGGAGCAGTTCGACCGAGACCACGAATGGCTCGAGCGGGAGGGGATCGTCCTTCCGTTCTCGACTCTGGGTGAGCTCCACTGCGCCATGGCCTACGAGCTGTATCTTCTCGGATCGGGCGAGCTGAGCGACCGGCAGCTCCTGCGCCGGCGACAACTGGAAGACGTCCGAGCTCGGCTTCCCAGTGCTGAAACCTGGCTGCTTCTCGACCCGCGCGGTCCGGTCTGGTTTCGCGGCTACGCCAAGTGGCCCGACGATGGCGCCGAGGTTGCGCTGACGACGATCTTCGAGACCTTCGGAGGCGAGCGCGTGGTGGTCGGCCATACGCCTCAGCCGGGAGCAATCGTGTCCCGCTTCGACGAGCGGATCTTCCTGATCGACACCGCGATGGCATACCCCGAGCTCGAGGGGCGTGCCGCGGCCCTGGAGTTCCGCGGCGAC
This window encodes:
- a CDS encoding cyclic nucleotide-binding domain-containing protein, with the protein product MSELTRIETVVFLQKVDLFSACTAEQILRISGIVNHRSFESREKIYQANDPSECMYCIVDGTVEVSGADSPAMTLSSPESFGVKEILSGRLREQDAVALEALRVLTIDADDLFDLLANNIEIVKALFRRLLDSTDSRMGGL